In the Populus trichocarpa isolate Nisqually-1 chromosome 1, P.trichocarpa_v4.1, whole genome shotgun sequence genome, one interval contains:
- the LOC7465111 gene encoding prefoldin subunit 2 — translation MAESDPREPINEQAVVNMYNAMRAELNQIYSKITELEMDASEHSLVINAIEPLDQSRRCYRMIGGVLVERTVKEVLPAVQRNKEGIEEVIARLNEAAVKKKKEIADFEDKYKIRIRKADSEVKDDSSKKEGSSQGVLVGPAGSSE, via the coding sequence ATGGCAGAAAGTGATCCAAGGGAACCGATAAATGAGCAAGCAGTTGTGAATATGTACAATGCTATGCGGGCTGAACTAAACCAGATTTACTCAAAAATAACCGAACTTGAGATGGATGCGAGTGAGCATTCATTGGTTATCAATGCGATCGAACCGCTTGATCAATCTAGACGTTGCTACCGGATGATTGGAGGTGTGCTGGTAGAGAGAACCGTGAAAGAGGTCCTGCCTGCTGTCCAGCGCAATAAAGAGGGGATCGAGGAGGTTATTGCGAGGCTTAATGAGGCTgctgtaaagaagaaaaaggaaattgcTGATTTTGAAGATAAGTACAAGATCAGGATAAGAAAGGCTGATAGCGAGGTAAAGGATGATAGTAGCAAGAAGGAGGGTTCTTCTCAGGGGGTCCTTGTGGGTCCTGCAGGTTCAAGTGAATGA
- the LOC7485704 gene encoding methyl-CpG-binding domain-containing protein 5, with translation MSDTATSAQVPGMNPPGPKADDPLLQNGSSIDPNKHSTADETLNRTNDKGNQQPVTPVREKRRLSETAVDTSWLPPGWVVEDRVRTSGATAGTRDKYYIEPVSGRRFRSKKDVQYYLETGTLKKRGKVAENVDADTNSAENSKSSKNKSGANTNFAWNFDSFNVPDRTEWFLTEANEDTWTPFIDGKKVPLYDKEQWDFTFASLTTSSHGYRMH, from the exons ATGTCAGACACCGCAACTTCGGCTCAAGTTCCGGGCATGAACCCGCCTGGACCCAAAGCAGATGATCCCCTCCTTCAAAACGGCTCCTCTATCGACCCTAACAAGCACTCCACCGCCGATGAAACCCTAAACAGAACGAACGACAAAGGCAATCAACAACCGGTGACTCCTGTTCGAGAGAAGAGAAGATTATCGGAAACGGCCGTTGATACGAGTTGGTTGCCACCGGGATGGGTTGTTGAAGATCGGGTTCGGACCTCTGGTGCGACAGCTGGCACCAGAGATAAG TACTACATTGAGCCTGTCTCAGGTCGTCGGTTCAGGTCTAAGAAAGATGTGCAATATTATTTGGAAACTGGAACTTTGAAGAAGAGGGGCAAAGTGGCAGAGAACGTTGATGCTGATACTAAT TCTGCAGAGAATTCCAAGAGTAGTAAAAACAAGTCTGGTGCAAACACAAATTTTGCATGGAACTTTGATTCTTTTAATGTTCCTGATCGGACCGAATGGTTTCTTACAGAAGCAAACGAAGATACCTGGACTCCCTTCATTGATGGTAAAAAAGTGCCTCTATATGATAAGGAACAATGGGATTTTACATTTGCATCTCTGACGACTAGCAGTCATGGTTACAGAATGCATTGA